One genomic window of Parasteatoda tepidariorum isolate YZ-2023 chromosome 9, CAS_Ptep_4.0, whole genome shotgun sequence includes the following:
- the LOC122273127 gene encoding uncharacterized protein isoform X2 gives MQFEWKVFPAIPLLILFKSFVNIGCFKTSLSDVTYTDIEDLNATCKGLDSCELPRRQNVVEHCNCGVSCSYLGTCCVDSKHRNNYIVPLKNVKCEYFRYGEKDRYLPMINSCDPDMLYDDITEKLCKSYRYDDPFLEIPVTDPVTGISYKNYYCYACNRNNGEEQPIPWDLKIKSNCIRHKLNTTSIPKLNSNGREWFLALENNIEVEVSLHAPFPDKLKNVVPYCYNFEIMAECADDWTDDTVHKKCLAYMALTRILSKGGLYIFHYRNPHCAVCNYKSIDDMICLATDETHSGGSSSETDVFFIELSSLQDETTRCGNNEVYDYFAKNCRKIKRAGFRNKFG, from the coding sequence ATGCAGTTTGAATGGAAAGTATTCCCTGCTATTCCTCTGTTGATTTTGTTCAAGTCCTTTGTAAACATTGGATGTTTCAAAACCTCATTATCTGACGTTACATACACGGATATCGAAGATTTGAATGCAACATGCAAGGGTTTAGATTCCTGTGAATTACCCAGAAGACAGAATGTTGTTGAACATTGCAACTGTGGCGTTTCCTGCAGTTATCTAGGTACATGCTGCGTAGACTCTAAGCATAGAAACAATTACATAGTACCTTTGAAGAACGTCAAATGCGAATATTTCCGATATGGTGAAAAAGATCGATATTTACCCATGATTAACAGTTGTGATCCCGACATGCTTTACGATGACATTACCGAAAAGCTATGCAAAAGCTATAGATATGACGATCCTTTTTTGGAAATACCTGTTACTGATCCTGTAACAGGTATTTCTTATAAGAATTACTATTGCTACGCTTGCAACAGAAACAATGGAGAAGAACAACCAATACCAtgggatttaaaaataaaaagtaattgcaTACGTCATAAACTTAATACCACGTCAATACCGAAACTGAATTCTAATGGTCGTGAATGGTTTCTGGCACTCGAGAATAATATTGAAGTCGAAGTTTCCTTGCATGCACCTTTCccagacaaattaaaaaatgtcgtgccttattgttataatttcgaaataatGGCAGAATGCGCTGATGATTGGACGGATGACACTGTCCATAAAAAGTGTCTGGCTTACATGGCTTTGACTAGAATTTTGAGCAAGGGTGGgctatatatttttcactatcGAAACCCGCATTGCGCCGTTTGCAACTACAAGAGCATTGATGACATGATTTGTCTTGCAACGGATGAAACACATAGTGGTGGTAGCTCTTCGGAAactgatgtattttttattgaattatccTCACTGCAGGACGAAACAACGCGATGTGGAAACAATGAGGTATATGATTATTTTGCAAAGAATTGTAGAAAGATAAAGCGAGCCGGATTTCGCAATAAATTCGGGTAA
- the LOC122273127 gene encoding uncharacterized protein isoform X1, whose translation MKLHWKAFPTVPLLILFGFFLSLECFSAPSSDVTYEDIKAINATCKGLDSCELPKRENAHEHCNCGSSCSLLGTCCVDSKFRNNYVVPLKNVECAFNIYDKKHRYVPMISSCDPDMQSDETNRKLCNSTAEELNDPFLKIPVTDPVTGISYRNYYCFACNRNYGEEQPIPWNFKIQSGCIRKPFLTNNTIPPLRYDSYKKTWVMDYDDKMSIDVFLNTTIPEELKNVTPYCYNHHIVSECDSEWTDDDIEKKCLSYMALARIISSDGFSIKYYRNPHCAICNYESIDNLMCLVTEEIYGWKDWKTDILLVKLFSLQDKTTKCDDNMIYDHFSKKCRRIYKSRRRGGDRLIGG comes from the coding sequence ATGAAGTTGCATTGGAAGGCATTTCCAACAGTTCCACTGTTGATTTTGTTCGGGTTTTTCCTTAGCTTAGAATGCTTCAGCGCTCCATCGTCCGATGTGACTTACGAGGACATCAAAGCTATAAATGCAACATGCAAAGGCTTAGACTCTTGTGAATTACCAAAAAGAGAGAATGCGCATGAACATTGCAACTGTGGTAGCTCCTGCAGTCTTCTCGGAACATGCTGCGTGGActcaaaatttagaaacaattacGTAGTACCTCTAAAAAACGTTGAATGCGCTTTCAATATTTATGACAAAAAGCACCGTTATGTACCGATGATAAGTAGTTGCGATCCGGATATGCAATCCGATGAAACCAACCGAAAACTCTGCAACAGTACTGCTGAAGAACTAAACgatccctttttaaaaatacccgtTACTGATCCCGTAACAGGTATTTCGTACAGGAACTATTATTGCTTCGCTTGCAACAGGAATTACGGAGAAGAACAACCAATAccatggaattttaaaatacaaagcgGTTGTATACGTAAACCATTTCTAACAAACAATACAATACCGCCTCTCCGTTATGATAGTTACAAAAAGACGTGGGTTATGGACTACGACGACAAAATGTCAATCGACGTTTTCTTAAATACAACCATTCCTGAAGAATTGAAGAATGTTACACCTTATTGTTATAATCATCACATCGTGTCAGAATGCGATTCCGAATGGACTGATGACGACAtcgaaaagaaatgtttatctTATATGGCTCTGGCGAGAATTATAAGTAGTGACGGTTTTTCAATTAAGTACTATCGTAATCCGCATTGCGCCATTTGCAATTATGAGAGCATAGATAATTTGATGTGTCTCGTAACGGAAGAGATTTACGGTTGGAAGGATTGGAAAACGGATATTTTACTTGTGAAATTATTCTCTCTTCAAGACAAAACTACAAAATGTGACGATAACATGATATACGatcatttttcaaagaagtGCAGAAGGATATACAAATCAAGGAGGCGTGGAGGAGATAGACTAATAGGAGGATAG